The Chionomys nivalis chromosome 20, mChiNiv1.1, whole genome shotgun sequence genome includes a region encoding these proteins:
- the Fkbp8 gene encoding peptidyl-prolyl cis-trans isomerase FKBP8 isoform X2, translating into MASWAEPSEPAARPPAGVPPLEDFEVLDGVEDADGEEEEEEEDDLSGLPPLEDMGQLTVEETEQPGALAREFLAATEPEPAPAPAPEEWLDILGNGLLRKKTLVPGPPGSSRPLKGQVVTVHLQMSLENGTHVQEEPELTFTLGDCDVIQALDLSVPLMDVGETAMVTADSKYCYGPQGRSPYIPPHAALCLEVTLKMAEDGPDLEMLSGQERVALANRKRECGNAHYQRADFVLAANSYDLAIKAITSSAKVDMTCEEEEQLLQLKVKCLNNLAASQLKLDHYRAALRSCSQVLEHQPDNIKALFRKGKVLAQQGEYSEAIPILRAALKLEPSNKSSPPPTDDPCGALKAGEEACCTAEHRDRPVPKDAGQPQPAARQVSGQGGLVHPMEVAVWGDCCGPGGRGSLCGHCCQELTAPLHTWNPTCAPQLPPGSLSTALPGRATSSGLGEQGLRVTHPNKQEGLRP; encoded by the exons ATGGCGTCCTGGGCCGAGCCCTCTGAGCCCGCTGCTCGGCCACCTGCTGGGGTCCCACCATTGGAGGACTTTGAGGTGCTTGATGGGGTAGAAGATGCagatggggaagaggaagaagaggaggaagatgaccTCAGTGGGCTGCCGCCACTAGAGGATATGGGACAGCTGACAGTGGAGgagactgagcagccaggagccCTGGCTCGGGAGTTCCTGGCAGCCACAGAACCTgagccagccccagccccagcccctgaagAGTGGCTGGACATCCTGG GGAACGGACTGCTGCGGAAGAAGACACTGGTCCCTGGCCCGCCAGGCTCTAGCCGCCCTCTCAAGGGCCAGGTGGTGACCGTGCACCTGCAGATGTCCCTAGAAAATGGCACCCACGTACAGGAagagcctgaactgaccttcaCGCTGGGAGACTGTGATGTCATCCAG GCCTTGGACCTCAGTGTCCCGCTCATGGATGTGGGCGAGACAGCCATGGTCACCGCTGACTCCAAGTACTGCTACGGTCCCCAAGGCAG GAGCCCGTACATCCCCCCCCACGCGGCCCTGTGTCTGGAAGTCACCCTGAAGATGGCAGAGGATGGACCTGACCTAGAGATGCTGAGTGGGCAAGAGCGTGTGGCTCTGGCAAACCGCAAGCGGGAGTGTGGCAATGCCCACTACCAGCGTGCTGACTTTGTGCTGGCTGCCAACTCCTATGACTTGGCCATCAAGGCCATCACCTCCAGTGCTAAAG TGGACATGACctgtgaggaagaggagcagCTGCTACAACTGAAGGTCAAGTGTCTGAACAACCTCGCGGCGTCGCAGCTGAAGCTGGACCACTACCGTGCGGCACTGCGCTCCTGCAGCCAGGTGCTAGAGCACCAGCCCGACAACATCAAGGCACTGTTCCGCAAGGGCAAG GTGCTGGCTCAGCAAGGAGAATATAGTGAGGCCATCCCCATCCTGAGGGCTGCCCTGAAGCTGGAACCTTCCAACAAG tcctccccgcctcccacaGACGATCCATGCGGAGCTCTCAAAGCTGGTGAAGAAGCGTGCTGCACAGCGGAGCACAGAGACCGCCCTGTACCGAAAGATGCTGGGCAACCCCAGCCGGCTGCCCGCCAAGTGTCCGGGCAAGGGGGCCTGG TCCATCCCATGGAAGTGGCTGTTTGGGGCGACTGCTGTGGCCCTGGGGGGCGTGGCTCTCTCTGTGGTCATTGCTGCCAGGAACTGACTGCCCCCCTGCACACCTGGAACCCGACCTGTGCTCCCCAACTCCCCCCAGGCTCCCTGTCCACTGCCCTCCCTGGCCGAGCCACCTCCTCTGGGTTGGGGGAGCAAGGATTGCGGGTCACACACCCCAACAAGCAGGAAGGACTGAGGCCCTGA
- the Fkbp8 gene encoding peptidyl-prolyl cis-trans isomerase FKBP8 isoform X1 → MASWAEPSEPAARPPAGVPPLEDFEVLDGVEDADGEEEEEEEDDLSGLPPLEDMGQLTVEETEQPGALAREFLAATEPEPAPAPAPEEWLDILGNGLLRKKTLVPGPPGSSRPLKGQVVTVHLQMSLENGTHVQEEPELTFTLGDCDVIQALDLSVPLMDVGETAMVTADSKYCYGPQGSRSPYIPPHAALCLEVTLKMAEDGPDLEMLSGQERVALANRKRECGNAHYQRADFVLAANSYDLAIKAITSSAKVDMTCEEEEQLLQLKVKCLNNLAASQLKLDHYRAALRSCSQVLEHQPDNIKALFRKGKVLAQQGEYSEAIPILRAALKLEPSNKSSPPPTDDPCGALKAGEEACCTAEHRDRPVPKDAGQPQPAARQVSGQGGLVHPMEVAVWGDCCGPGGRGSLCGHCCQELTAPLHTWNPTCAPQLPPGSLSTALPGRATSSGLGEQGLRVTHPNKQEGLRP, encoded by the exons ATGGCGTCCTGGGCCGAGCCCTCTGAGCCCGCTGCTCGGCCACCTGCTGGGGTCCCACCATTGGAGGACTTTGAGGTGCTTGATGGGGTAGAAGATGCagatggggaagaggaagaagaggaggaagatgaccTCAGTGGGCTGCCGCCACTAGAGGATATGGGACAGCTGACAGTGGAGgagactgagcagccaggagccCTGGCTCGGGAGTTCCTGGCAGCCACAGAACCTgagccagccccagccccagcccctgaagAGTGGCTGGACATCCTGG GGAACGGACTGCTGCGGAAGAAGACACTGGTCCCTGGCCCGCCAGGCTCTAGCCGCCCTCTCAAGGGCCAGGTGGTGACCGTGCACCTGCAGATGTCCCTAGAAAATGGCACCCACGTACAGGAagagcctgaactgaccttcaCGCTGGGAGACTGTGATGTCATCCAG GCCTTGGACCTCAGTGTCCCGCTCATGGATGTGGGCGAGACAGCCATGGTCACCGCTGACTCCAAGTACTGCTACGGTCCCCAAGGCAG CAGGAGCCCGTACATCCCCCCCCACGCGGCCCTGTGTCTGGAAGTCACCCTGAAGATGGCAGAGGATGGACCTGACCTAGAGATGCTGAGTGGGCAAGAGCGTGTGGCTCTGGCAAACCGCAAGCGGGAGTGTGGCAATGCCCACTACCAGCGTGCTGACTTTGTGCTGGCTGCCAACTCCTATGACTTGGCCATCAAGGCCATCACCTCCAGTGCTAAAG TGGACATGACctgtgaggaagaggagcagCTGCTACAACTGAAGGTCAAGTGTCTGAACAACCTCGCGGCGTCGCAGCTGAAGCTGGACCACTACCGTGCGGCACTGCGCTCCTGCAGCCAGGTGCTAGAGCACCAGCCCGACAACATCAAGGCACTGTTCCGCAAGGGCAAG GTGCTGGCTCAGCAAGGAGAATATAGTGAGGCCATCCCCATCCTGAGGGCTGCCCTGAAGCTGGAACCTTCCAACAAG tcctccccgcctcccacaGACGATCCATGCGGAGCTCTCAAAGCTGGTGAAGAAGCGTGCTGCACAGCGGAGCACAGAGACCGCCCTGTACCGAAAGATGCTGGGCAACCCCAGCCGGCTGCCCGCCAAGTGTCCGGGCAAGGGGGCCTGG TCCATCCCATGGAAGTGGCTGTTTGGGGCGACTGCTGTGGCCCTGGGGGGCGTGGCTCTCTCTGTGGTCATTGCTGCCAGGAACTGACTGCCCCCCTGCACACCTGGAACCCGACCTGTGCTCCCCAACTCCCCCCAGGCTCCCTGTCCACTGCCCTCCCTGGCCGAGCCACCTCCTCTGGGTTGGGGGAGCAAGGATTGCGGGTCACACACCCCAACAAGCAGGAAGGACTGAGGCCCTGA
- the Fkbp8 gene encoding peptidyl-prolyl cis-trans isomerase FKBP8 isoform X4, with the protein MASWAEPSEPAARPPAGVPPLEDFEVLDGVEDADGEEEEEEEDDLSGLPPLEDMGQLTVEETEQPGALAREFLAATEPEPAPAPAPEEWLDILGNGLLRKKTLVPGPPGSSRPLKGQVVTVHLQMSLENGTHVQEEPELTFTLGDCDVIQALDLSVPLMDVGETAMVTADSKYCYGPQGRSPYIPPHAALCLEVTLKMAEDGPDLEMLSGQERVALANRKRECGNAHYQRADFVLAANSYDLAIKAITSSAKVDMTCEEEEQLLQLKVKCLNNLAASQLKLDHYRAALRSCSQVLEHQPDNIKALFRKGKVLAQQGEYSEAIPILRAALKLEPSNKTIHAELSKLVKKRAAQRSTETALYRKMLGNPSRLPAKCPGKGAWSIPWKWLFGATAVALGGVALSVVIAARN; encoded by the exons ATGGCGTCCTGGGCCGAGCCCTCTGAGCCCGCTGCTCGGCCACCTGCTGGGGTCCCACCATTGGAGGACTTTGAGGTGCTTGATGGGGTAGAAGATGCagatggggaagaggaagaagaggaggaagatgaccTCAGTGGGCTGCCGCCACTAGAGGATATGGGACAGCTGACAGTGGAGgagactgagcagccaggagccCTGGCTCGGGAGTTCCTGGCAGCCACAGAACCTgagccagccccagccccagcccctgaagAGTGGCTGGACATCCTGG GGAACGGACTGCTGCGGAAGAAGACACTGGTCCCTGGCCCGCCAGGCTCTAGCCGCCCTCTCAAGGGCCAGGTGGTGACCGTGCACCTGCAGATGTCCCTAGAAAATGGCACCCACGTACAGGAagagcctgaactgaccttcaCGCTGGGAGACTGTGATGTCATCCAG GCCTTGGACCTCAGTGTCCCGCTCATGGATGTGGGCGAGACAGCCATGGTCACCGCTGACTCCAAGTACTGCTACGGTCCCCAAGGCAG GAGCCCGTACATCCCCCCCCACGCGGCCCTGTGTCTGGAAGTCACCCTGAAGATGGCAGAGGATGGACCTGACCTAGAGATGCTGAGTGGGCAAGAGCGTGTGGCTCTGGCAAACCGCAAGCGGGAGTGTGGCAATGCCCACTACCAGCGTGCTGACTTTGTGCTGGCTGCCAACTCCTATGACTTGGCCATCAAGGCCATCACCTCCAGTGCTAAAG TGGACATGACctgtgaggaagaggagcagCTGCTACAACTGAAGGTCAAGTGTCTGAACAACCTCGCGGCGTCGCAGCTGAAGCTGGACCACTACCGTGCGGCACTGCGCTCCTGCAGCCAGGTGCTAGAGCACCAGCCCGACAACATCAAGGCACTGTTCCGCAAGGGCAAG GTGCTGGCTCAGCAAGGAGAATATAGTGAGGCCATCCCCATCCTGAGGGCTGCCCTGAAGCTGGAACCTTCCAACAAG ACGATCCATGCGGAGCTCTCAAAGCTGGTGAAGAAGCGTGCTGCACAGCGGAGCACAGAGACCGCCCTGTACCGAAAGATGCTGGGCAACCCCAGCCGGCTGCCCGCCAAGTGTCCGGGCAAGGGGGCCTGG TCCATCCCATGGAAGTGGCTGTTTGGGGCGACTGCTGTGGCCCTGGGGGGCGTGGCTCTCTCTGTGGTCATTGCTGCCAGGAACTGA
- the Fkbp8 gene encoding peptidyl-prolyl cis-trans isomerase FKBP8 isoform X3 yields the protein MASWAEPSEPAARPPAGVPPLEDFEVLDGVEDADGEEEEEEEDDLSGLPPLEDMGQLTVEETEQPGALAREFLAATEPEPAPAPAPEEWLDILGNGLLRKKTLVPGPPGSSRPLKGQVVTVHLQMSLENGTHVQEEPELTFTLGDCDVIQALDLSVPLMDVGETAMVTADSKYCYGPQGSRSPYIPPHAALCLEVTLKMAEDGPDLEMLSGQERVALANRKRECGNAHYQRADFVLAANSYDLAIKAITSSAKVDMTCEEEEQLLQLKVKCLNNLAASQLKLDHYRAALRSCSQVLEHQPDNIKALFRKGKVLAQQGEYSEAIPILRAALKLEPSNKTIHAELSKLVKKRAAQRSTETALYRKMLGNPSRLPAKCPGKGAWSIPWKWLFGATAVALGGVALSVVIAARN from the exons ATGGCGTCCTGGGCCGAGCCCTCTGAGCCCGCTGCTCGGCCACCTGCTGGGGTCCCACCATTGGAGGACTTTGAGGTGCTTGATGGGGTAGAAGATGCagatggggaagaggaagaagaggaggaagatgaccTCAGTGGGCTGCCGCCACTAGAGGATATGGGACAGCTGACAGTGGAGgagactgagcagccaggagccCTGGCTCGGGAGTTCCTGGCAGCCACAGAACCTgagccagccccagccccagcccctgaagAGTGGCTGGACATCCTGG GGAACGGACTGCTGCGGAAGAAGACACTGGTCCCTGGCCCGCCAGGCTCTAGCCGCCCTCTCAAGGGCCAGGTGGTGACCGTGCACCTGCAGATGTCCCTAGAAAATGGCACCCACGTACAGGAagagcctgaactgaccttcaCGCTGGGAGACTGTGATGTCATCCAG GCCTTGGACCTCAGTGTCCCGCTCATGGATGTGGGCGAGACAGCCATGGTCACCGCTGACTCCAAGTACTGCTACGGTCCCCAAGGCAG CAGGAGCCCGTACATCCCCCCCCACGCGGCCCTGTGTCTGGAAGTCACCCTGAAGATGGCAGAGGATGGACCTGACCTAGAGATGCTGAGTGGGCAAGAGCGTGTGGCTCTGGCAAACCGCAAGCGGGAGTGTGGCAATGCCCACTACCAGCGTGCTGACTTTGTGCTGGCTGCCAACTCCTATGACTTGGCCATCAAGGCCATCACCTCCAGTGCTAAAG TGGACATGACctgtgaggaagaggagcagCTGCTACAACTGAAGGTCAAGTGTCTGAACAACCTCGCGGCGTCGCAGCTGAAGCTGGACCACTACCGTGCGGCACTGCGCTCCTGCAGCCAGGTGCTAGAGCACCAGCCCGACAACATCAAGGCACTGTTCCGCAAGGGCAAG GTGCTGGCTCAGCAAGGAGAATATAGTGAGGCCATCCCCATCCTGAGGGCTGCCCTGAAGCTGGAACCTTCCAACAAG ACGATCCATGCGGAGCTCTCAAAGCTGGTGAAGAAGCGTGCTGCACAGCGGAGCACAGAGACCGCCCTGTACCGAAAGATGCTGGGCAACCCCAGCCGGCTGCCCGCCAAGTGTCCGGGCAAGGGGGCCTGG TCCATCCCATGGAAGTGGCTGTTTGGGGCGACTGCTGTGGCCCTGGGGGGCGTGGCTCTCTCTGTGGTCATTGCTGCCAGGAACTGA